GAGCATCATGACCGATGGTTGCGCCGCCCCCGACGGCTCGGGCGTTTCGTTTCTGATATTCGATAATTTCGGCTCTGTGCTCAAGCTCACCGACCAGCGGGGCGATGCGCCGTTTCCCCCCGAAATCTGAAGGGTTGCGCCGGGCGAACGGGCAGTCGATTGACACGCGGTCAACAGGTAATATGTAATACACCGGTTTTTGTATATATCCCCGGTGTCGTGCGTGCACCCGCCCGGCACACGCACCGGGAGACGATACCATACTATCAGGGAACACGTAGAGAGGATTCACGCCATGTCAGGACATTCCAAATGGCACAGCATACGACATAAAAAGGGCATCGTGGACGTAAAAAGGGGCAAGATGTTCACGAAGCTCATCCGGGAAATCACCGTCTCCGCGAGAATGGGCGACCCCGATCCTGATACAAATCCGCGGCTCAGGACGGCCATCGCCGCTGCGAAGGCCGCGAACATGCCCAAGGATAATATCGAGCGGGCCATCAAGAAGGGAACCGGGGAGCTGGAGGGAGAGAGCTTCGAAGAGGTGGTGTATGAGGGATACGGCCCAGCGGGGGTGGCGGTCTTGGTTGAAAGCCTGACGGACAATCGAAACCGGACGGTGGCGGACATCAGATACATCTTTTCGAAAAACTCCGGGAACCTGGGGGAGAACGGTTGCGTTGGATGGCTGTTTGAGAAGCGGGGTGTGATCATCATCGAGGCCAAAGATGTGGACGAAGATGAGCTGTTAACGGTCGCCCTGGAGGCCGGAGCGCTGGATATGAGCCAGGAGGGAGACTCCTTCGAGGTGGTGTGCGAGCCGGGGGACTTCGAGACCGTCAGAGAGGCGATCGAATCCGGGGGATTCCCGATACAGAGCGCCGAGGTGACCATGATCCCCCAAAATACCATCTCTTTAGAGGGAAAGGACGCCGAAAAGATGCTCCGGCTCATGGAAGCGCTGGAGGATAACGACGACGTGCAGAATGTGTACGCCAATTTCGACATCCCCGAAGAAATCATGGAGGGACTCGATTTCTGACGAATACACCATACTGGGCATCGATCCGGGGGTGACCGTTACCGGCTACGGCGTCGTGTGTCGGGGGCGGGATGTTTCGGTTCGGGCCCTGGGTGAAATAAAGCCGTCGAGAAACGACGCCCTCTCCGAGAAACTTGCACATATTCACCGGGAAATCGAGCGGATCATCGTTGATATCAGGCCGGACGCGGTGGCGGTGGAGGGCCTGTTTCACGCGAAGAACGTTAAAAGTGCCATCAGGCTGGGCCATGCCCGGGGCGTGCTCCTTTTGGCGTCGGCCCAATCGAACATCCCGGTCTATGAGTACGCGCCCCGGGAAGTCAAGGCCGCGGCAACCGGATACGGCGCCGCCGGGAAGGACCAGGTCGGGGCGATGGTCCGGCGTTTTCTCTCTCTGGATTGTGATATCGGGGATCATGCCTGCGACGCCCTGGCGGTGGCGGTGTGCCATATGCACAACATGGGCCCCCTGGGCATGAAAAAAACCATATGATCGCAGCGCTCCGTGGAAATATCCTCTACAAATCCCTGGAGGGGATCATCGTCGATGTGGGGGGCGTGGGCTATCGAGTGCTGATGTCTCTTTCCGCGTACGCCCGCCTGCCCGGCGAGGGCCATGAGGTGTCTCTGCTGGTTCACACCAGCGTTCGGGAGAACGATATCAGCCTGTTCGGATTTCTTACCCCCGAGGAGCGTCGGGCATTTCTCGATCTCATCGGCATTTCGGGCATTGGCCCCAGGGTGGCGCTGGCGGTGCTGTCCGGCATTTCCCCCGTTGAGCTGGACGAAGCGGTGCTGGCCGGAGATATCAGTCGGTTGATGTCGGTGCCGGGGGTGGGCAGAAAAACGGCGGAGCGCATTCCCCTGGAGCTCAGGGAGAAGGTGGAAAAGCGCATCGGCACGGAAGAGGGCCGGGCGGCCGTCGGCGGGCGGCTGGGGGTGGGTGATGTCATCGACGCACTTGTGCAGCTCGGCTATCCCCGCACCCAAGCGGAGCGGGTGGTGCGGGAGGCCTCCCGACGGGAGTCCGAGGGAGATGCGTCGGATGTGGAGGCGTTATTGAAGAACGCGTTGAAGCTCTTGGGACAGAAACAGGGGTGAGGGGGGTGTCCAGGTTATGAGCGATACGAGGCTCAACAGCCCCACACCGATCGACGACGACCTTGTTTTCGAGGCGGGACTCCGGCCGAAGCGGTTGAGTGAGTTCGTAGGCCAGAAAAAAATCAAGGAGAACCTGTCGGTGTTCATCGAGGCGGCAAGGAAACGGGGGGAGGCCCTGGATCATG
This sequence is a window from Candidatus Zymogenaceae bacterium. Protein-coding genes within it:
- a CDS encoding YebC/PmpR family DNA-binding transcriptional regulator; protein product: MSGHSKWHSIRHKKGIVDVKRGKMFTKLIREITVSARMGDPDPDTNPRLRTAIAAAKAANMPKDNIERAIKKGTGELEGESFEEVVYEGYGPAGVAVLVESLTDNRNRTVADIRYIFSKNSGNLGENGCVGWLFEKRGVIIIEAKDVDEDELLTVALEAGALDMSQEGDSFEVVCEPGDFETVREAIESGGFPIQSAEVTMIPQNTISLEGKDAEKMLRLMEALEDNDDVQNVYANFDIPEEIMEGLDF
- the ruvC gene encoding crossover junction endodeoxyribonuclease RuvC; its protein translation is MCTPISTSPKKSWRDSISDEYTILGIDPGVTVTGYGVVCRGRDVSVRALGEIKPSRNDALSEKLAHIHREIERIIVDIRPDAVAVEGLFHAKNVKSAIRLGHARGVLLLASAQSNIPVYEYAPREVKAAATGYGAAGKDQVGAMVRRFLSLDCDIGDHACDALAVAVCHMHNMGPLGMKKTI
- the ruvA gene encoding Holliday junction branch migration protein RuvA produces the protein MIAALRGNILYKSLEGIIVDVGGVGYRVLMSLSAYARLPGEGHEVSLLVHTSVRENDISLFGFLTPEERRAFLDLIGISGIGPRVALAVLSGISPVELDEAVLAGDISRLMSVPGVGRKTAERIPLELREKVEKRIGTEEGRAAVGGRLGVGDVIDALVQLGYPRTQAERVVREASRRESEGDASDVEALLKNALKLLGQKQG